From the genome of Thioflexithrix psekupsensis, one region includes:
- a CDS encoding PilT/PilU family type 4a pilus ATPase: protein MERQEAMALMIKLLKLMLKEGGSDLFITAGFPPAMKAKGKMTPMMKQPLSSNDSKALTQCVMNDRQLKEFEETKECNFAIAPPGVGRFRCNAFVQQGCQGLVIRVIPTEVPNFEKLGLPEVLKEVMMAKNGIIIMVGGTGSGKSTTMAAMIDYRNATTYGHIITLEDPIEFVHPHKNCVIMQREVGVDTKSWGAALHNTLRQAPDMILLGEIRDEEIMNFSLEFAQTGHLALGTLHANNANQAIDRVLGFFAIEKQKKLRQDISLNLRAVISQRLIKTVDGGRCAAIEILLNSPLIAELIAAGDVGGIKPIMAKSSEDGMQTFDQALFKLYEAGKITLEEALRNADSANELRLKIKLESKNSKGRDLLDGSTIALQDIPKE from the coding sequence ATGGAAAGACAAGAAGCGATGGCGTTGATGATCAAGTTGCTCAAATTGATGTTAAAAGAAGGCGGATCGGATTTATTTATTACCGCAGGTTTTCCTCCCGCAATGAAAGCCAAAGGAAAAATGACTCCGATGATGAAGCAACCGTTATCCAGCAACGATTCTAAAGCCTTAACGCAATGCGTCATGAACGACCGTCAATTGAAAGAATTTGAAGAGACGAAGGAGTGCAATTTTGCGATTGCGCCGCCGGGAGTGGGACGATTTCGTTGCAATGCTTTTGTGCAGCAAGGGTGTCAAGGTTTGGTGATACGGGTTATTCCCACCGAAGTGCCGAATTTTGAAAAATTAGGTTTACCCGAAGTATTAAAAGAAGTGATGATGGCTAAAAATGGGATTATCATCATGGTGGGTGGAACGGGGTCAGGGAAATCGACCACGATGGCCGCCATGATCGATTACCGCAACGCCACCACCTACGGTCACATTATCACGTTAGAAGACCCCATTGAATTCGTACATCCGCATAAAAACTGCGTGATCATGCAGCGCGAAGTGGGCGTAGATACGAAAAGTTGGGGCGCGGCTTTGCATAATACTTTACGTCAAGCTCCAGACATGATTCTGCTGGGGGAAATTCGAGACGAAGAAATTATGAATTTCTCCTTAGAATTCGCCCAAACGGGTCACTTGGCTTTAGGCACATTGCACGCGAATAACGCCAACCAAGCCATTGATCGGGTATTGGGTTTCTTTGCCATTGAGAAACAGAAAAAATTACGCCAAGATATTTCTTTAAACTTACGTGCGGTCATTTCGCAACGTTTAATTAAAACAGTCGATGGTGGTCGTTGTGCGGCGATTGAGATTTTATTAAATTCGCCACTGATTGCAGAATTAATTGCCGCAGGAGATGTGGGTGGAATTAAACCCATTATGGCGAAATCTTCCGAAGACGGAATGCAGACATTCGACCAAGCCTTATTTAAACTCTATGAAGCGGGTAAAATTACCCTTGAAGAAGCCTTGCGTAATGCTGATTCTGCAAACGAATTGCGTTTGAAGATTAAACTGGAAAGCAAAAACAGCAAAGGCAGGGATTTATTGGATGGAAGCACCATTGCTCTGCAAGACATTCCCAAAGAATAA
- a CDS encoding type IV pilus twitching motility protein PilT — MDIGELLAFGVKNGSSDLHLSAGMPPMIRVSGDMRKINVPELNHSQVRDMVYDIMNDKQRKDYEKYLECDFSFEIPGLARFRVNAYNHNRGAGAVFRTIPSLILTLEQLNAPAIFKQLAEIPRGMCLVTGPTGSGKSTTLAAMINYRNETEYGHILTIEDPIEFVHPSKRCLITQREVKRDTLGFNEALRSALRQDPDVILVGEMRDLETISLALSAAETGHAVFGTLHTSSAAKTIDRLVDVFPAAEKDMVRAMLSESLKAVISQTLLKKVGGGRVAAHEILIGTPAMKNLIRENKLAQMYSAIQTGQKFGMQTLEQNLQLLLQKNLITREAAREKANIKDAFN, encoded by the coding sequence GTGGATATTGGTGAATTACTGGCGTTTGGCGTAAAAAATGGCTCATCTGACTTGCATTTGTCGGCAGGAATGCCGCCGATGATTCGGGTGAGTGGTGATATGCGTAAAATTAACGTGCCTGAATTAAATCACAGTCAAGTGCGCGATATGGTTTATGACATCATGAACGATAAACAGCGTAAAGATTATGAAAAATATTTGGAATGTGACTTTTCATTTGAAATTCCTGGTTTAGCGCGTTTTCGCGTCAATGCGTATAACCATAATCGCGGTGCGGGTGCAGTATTTCGGACAATTCCTTCTTTAATTCTTACGTTAGAACAGCTTAATGCGCCGGCCATTTTTAAACAATTAGCGGAAATTCCGCGGGGAATGTGTTTGGTGACAGGGCCGACAGGGTCGGGAAAATCGACCACCTTGGCTGCAATGATCAATTACCGTAATGAAACTGAATACGGTCATATTCTTACCATTGAAGACCCAATTGAATTTGTGCATCCCAGTAAACGCTGTTTGATTACACAACGGGAAGTGAAACGGGATACACTGGGATTTAACGAAGCCTTGCGTTCGGCTTTGCGTCAAGACCCCGATGTGATTTTGGTGGGGGAAATGCGCGATTTGGAAACGATTTCACTGGCCTTGTCTGCGGCAGAAACAGGACATGCTGTATTCGGCACACTGCACACCAGCTCGGCCGCAAAAACCATTGACCGCTTGGTTGACGTATTTCCCGCAGCGGAAAAAGACATGGTACGCGCCATGTTATCCGAATCGCTCAAAGCGGTCATTTCACAAACGTTGTTGAAAAAAGTTGGCGGTGGTCGGGTCGCGGCGCATGAAATCCTCATCGGTACGCCTGCGATGAAAAACTTAATTCGGGAAAATAAATTGGCGCAAATGTACTCGGCCATTCAAACAGGGCAAAAATTCGGAATGCAAACCTTAGAACAGAATTTGCAATTACTCTTGCAAAAAAATCTTATTACCCGCGAAGCTGCCCGCGAAAAAGCTAATATTAAAGACGCTTTTAATTAA
- a CDS encoding isoamylase early set domain-containing protein, with protein MSITKKFLKTKPVCKVTFELSKVGAKNAETVHLVGDFNQWDQHNLPMKKQKDGSFKIVLDLATGHEYQFRYVLDDTLWKNEDGADGYAPSPFGDNNSLLKI; from the coding sequence ATGAGCATTACTAAAAAATTCTTGAAAACTAAGCCCGTGTGCAAAGTGACTTTTGAACTGTCTAAAGTCGGCGCAAAAAACGCAGAAACGGTGCATCTGGTGGGCGACTTTAATCAATGGGATCAGCACAATCTACCCATGAAAAAACAGAAAGATGGCAGTTTTAAAATTGTCTTAGATTTAGCCACAGGCCACGAGTATCAGTTTCGCTACGTGTTAGATGATACGCTATGGAAAAATGAAGATGGTGCAGATGGTTACGCGCCTTCTCCGTTTGGTGACAACAATTCGTTACTGAAAATTTAA
- the clpX gene encoding ATP-dependent Clp protease ATP-binding subunit ClpX — translation MSKPPPHCSFCGVEQSPGVPLIAGAEGYICEACVRLANQVVTSWGRKRALADLHGPLPTPSMMKARLDDYVIGQDLAKEVLSVAVYNHYKRLKHESTHSSIGDNEDAVEIGKSNILMLGPSGTGKTLLASTLAKIVGVPFAIADATTLTQAGYVGDDVESILVRLLDVAEGNVGRAEWGIVYIDEIDKIARASESSTVVRDVSGEGVQQALLKLIEGTQVKLPQKGRKRDHGEEITMDTRNILFIAGGAFPALEEYVARRVKPNRRDIGFHSPVLDDSKLTSSQLLAETQPEDLRRFGLIPEFIGRLPVLCVLEELDEAALVRILTEPRNALTKQYAKLFAYEGVELRFTDTALTALAQKALARGTGARGLRSIMENVLRRCMFDLPSRKEASICIVDEAVIAGEKEVQVIDNEAEKANASA, via the coding sequence ATGAGTAAGCCACCTCCCCATTGTTCTTTTTGTGGAGTCGAGCAGTCGCCCGGTGTCCCGTTGATTGCGGGCGCGGAGGGGTACATTTGTGAGGCTTGTGTGCGTTTAGCCAATCAAGTCGTGACCAGTTGGGGACGTAAACGCGCTTTAGCGGATTTACATGGCCCTTTACCCACACCGTCTATGATGAAAGCCCGCTTAGATGACTACGTGATTGGGCAGGATTTAGCGAAAGAAGTGTTGTCTGTCGCCGTGTATAACCATTATAAGCGATTGAAACACGAAAGCACCCACAGCAGTATCGGTGACAATGAAGACGCAGTAGAAATTGGTAAATCTAACATTCTCATGTTAGGACCCTCAGGAACAGGAAAAACTTTATTAGCCAGTACCTTAGCAAAAATTGTGGGCGTTCCGTTTGCCATTGCCGATGCCACGACACTGACTCAAGCGGGTTATGTGGGCGATGATGTAGAAAGTATTCTGGTGCGTTTGTTAGACGTGGCAGAGGGAAATGTCGGACGGGCGGAATGGGGAATTGTTTACATTGATGAGATTGATAAAATCGCCCGCGCTTCAGAAAGTAGCACTGTTGTGCGTGATGTCTCTGGTGAAGGTGTACAACAAGCCCTGCTGAAATTGATCGAAGGCACACAAGTTAAACTGCCACAAAAAGGACGTAAACGAGATCACGGTGAGGAAATCACAATGGATACTCGTAATATTTTATTTATCGCAGGCGGTGCTTTTCCTGCATTAGAGGAATACGTTGCGCGGCGGGTTAAACCCAATCGCCGTGATATTGGTTTTCATTCTCCCGTGTTGGACGACAGCAAATTGACTTCTTCGCAATTGCTGGCCGAAACGCAACCCGAAGATTTGCGACGTTTTGGTTTAATTCCTGAATTTATCGGCCGTTTACCCGTATTGTGCGTATTGGAAGAATTGGACGAAGCCGCCTTAGTGCGTATTTTAACCGAGCCACGCAATGCCTTAACTAAGCAATACGCTAAGTTATTCGCTTACGAAGGGGTAGAATTACGTTTTACCGATACGGCATTAACTGCATTGGCACAAAAAGCCTTAGCGCGGGGTACAGGCGCACGCGGTTTGCGTAGTATTATGGAAAATGTTTTGCGTCGTTGCATGTTTGATCTGCCCTCTCGTAAAGAGGCCAGCATTTGTATTGTCGATGAAGCGGTGATTGCAGGGGAAAAAGAAGTTCAAGTCATTGATAATGAAGCGGAAAAAGCAAACGCTTCCGCGTAA
- the nifW gene encoding nitrogenase-stabilizing/protective protein NifW, with translation MPTLEDDLQDLSTAEDFLNYFGINYDIQVVQVNRLHILQRFHNYLHKAENAMPDDEAAQREVYIRLLTRAYQDFVESDALTEKVFKVFRMHEPQTAFVPLEQIMSKSNPAVSGKM, from the coding sequence ATGCCTACTTTAGAAGATGATTTGCAAGATTTAAGCACCGCCGAAGATTTTTTAAATTATTTCGGTATTAATTACGACATTCAAGTGGTGCAAGTGAATCGTTTGCATATTTTGCAACGTTTTCATAATTACCTGCATAAAGCCGAAAACGCCATGCCCGACGATGAAGCCGCACAACGCGAGGTTTATATCCGTTTATTAACACGGGCGTATCAAGACTTTGTTGAATCCGATGCGTTGACCGAGAAAGTGTTTAAAGTGTTTCGGATGCACGAGCCACAAACGGCTTTTGTACCGTTGGAGCAAATTATGAGTAAATCAAATCCTGCGGTTTCAGGTAAAATGTGA
- the nifM gene encoding nitrogen fixation protein NifM has product MSSTPLTVPPPAPEIPAELAYLILRTALARFKKATAELNAAELKTALAAARQQFKVESQILSSPEAAEVEVAEADFMNHLAEIQGRYEDQANFMADLARNGMDLSQLQTAIRRELHVEVVLTRVGARAADISDVDVKIYYYMHPERFTQPELRTARHILLTINPEFPENTREQAHQRLEQIRKRLLKKPQRFAEQAMKHSECPTALQGGLLGRLPQGQLFPSLDTALFALSEGQMSGIIESELGFHVLLCEAIEPAGTMSLKDAYPKILEHLQQRRRRICQKSWLTQIQNLPHSAHPI; this is encoded by the coding sequence ATGAGTAGCACACCTTTAACCGTTCCCCCACCCGCCCCTGAGATTCCGGCCGAATTGGCTTATCTTATATTGCGCACCGCCTTAGCGCGTTTTAAAAAAGCCACTGCTGAATTAAACGCCGCCGAATTAAAAACCGCGCTTGCTGCCGCACGGCAACAATTTAAAGTGGAAAGTCAAATTTTATCCTCTCCCGAAGCCGCAGAAGTAGAAGTGGCTGAAGCGGATTTCATGAACCATTTAGCCGAAATTCAAGGACGTTATGAGGATCAGGCCAATTTTATGGCCGATTTGGCGCGTAATGGCATGGATTTATCGCAATTGCAAACGGCCATCCGTCGAGAATTACACGTTGAAGTGGTTTTGACACGCGTGGGCGCACGTGCTGCGGATATTAGTGATGTCGATGTTAAAATTTATTATTACATGCACCCTGAACGTTTTACACAACCCGAATTGCGTACGGCTCGCCATATTTTGCTGACGATTAATCCCGAATTTCCAGAAAATACGCGAGAACAAGCCCATCAGCGTTTAGAACAAATTCGTAAACGCTTGCTAAAAAAACCACAACGCTTTGCTGAACAAGCCATGAAACATTCCGAATGTCCAACCGCATTACAAGGTGGATTACTAGGGCGTTTACCGCAAGGCCAACTATTTCCCAGTTTAGACACGGCCTTATTTGCCTTATCCGAAGGACAAATGAGCGGTATTATTGAGTCAGAATTGGGATTTCATGTGTTGTTGTGTGAGGCGATTGAACCTGCGGGAACAATGTCTTTAAAAGACGCTTATCCCAAAATTTTGGAACATTTACAGCAGCGACGGCGACGAATTTGCCAAAAAAGTTGGTTGACCCAGATTCAAAATTTGCCACATTCGGCGCATCCCATCTAA
- the cysE gene encoding serine O-acetyltransferase, producing the protein MLKTESSVTPLKCPMTEQRPLLQELREDVSCVFERDPAARTRFEVLTTYPGVHALIFHRISHRLWRRNWCYLARLLAFISRLFTNVDIHPGATIGRRFFIDHGIGVVIGETAVIGNDVTLYHGVTLGGTSWNKGRRHPQLGDNVLVGAGAKILGAISIGNNVRVGANSVVVRDIPANCSVVGIPGKIVRTGAPQKSALGIDLDHHLIPDPVGRAMTCMLERIVELERQLNEGKTNTRSKTKTDPCPACEALDVCLCEQSGEHCKN; encoded by the coding sequence ATGTTGAAAACTGAATCGTCTGTTACCCCTTTGAAATGTCCCATGACAGAACAACGCCCTTTATTGCAAGAATTACGCGAAGATGTCAGTTGTGTGTTTGAACGGGATCCGGCGGCGCGGACTCGTTTTGAAGTGCTGACCACTTATCCCGGTGTTCACGCGCTGATTTTTCACCGTATTTCTCACCGTTTATGGCGACGTAATTGGTGTTATTTGGCGCGATTATTGGCGTTTATCAGTCGCTTATTCACGAATGTGGACATTCATCCGGGTGCGACGATTGGTCGGCGGTTTTTCATTGATCACGGCATTGGCGTGGTGATTGGGGAAACGGCGGTGATTGGTAATGATGTCACGCTTTATCACGGCGTAACACTCGGTGGCACGTCGTGGAATAAAGGACGACGACATCCGCAATTGGGCGATAACGTGTTAGTCGGCGCGGGTGCGAAAATTTTAGGCGCGATCAGTATTGGAAATAATGTCCGCGTGGGCGCAAATTCTGTGGTGGTGCGCGATATTCCTGCGAATTGTAGTGTTGTGGGCATTCCGGGCAAAATCGTCCGCACCGGCGCACCACAAAAAAGTGCGTTGGGGATTGATTTAGACCATCATTTAATTCCTGATCCTGTTGGCCGCGCCATGACGTGTATGCTAGAGCGAATTGTAGAATTAGAACGGCAATTAAACGAAGGCAAAACGAATACCCGTAGTAAAACAAAAACCGATCCCTGTCCTGCCTGTGAAGCCTTAGACGTGTGTTTGTGCGAGCAGAGCGGGGAACATTGCAAGAATTAA
- a CDS encoding nitrogen fixation protein NifZ — protein sequence MRPQFEYGDSVRVVRNVRNDGTFPGKEVGELLVRRGSVGYVRDIGSFLQDQIIYTVHFVDENRMVGCREEELIGGDEYWVASLFEFRDKVTPKIPLAIQGEVIAQPGDVGEVFKVLRDAPGGVQYHVRFPGRTLQVPETALDPAGDSVPTADDR from the coding sequence ATGCGTCCCCAATTTGAATATGGCGATTCTGTCCGTGTCGTTCGTAACGTGCGCAATGACGGTACTTTTCCCGGTAAAGAAGTGGGTGAATTATTGGTGCGACGTGGCAGCGTGGGTTATGTGCGCGATATTGGCTCATTTTTGCAAGATCAAATTATTTATACCGTTCATTTTGTTGATGAAAATCGCATGGTTGGCTGTCGAGAAGAAGAATTAATTGGCGGTGATGAATATTGGGTCGCCAGTTTATTCGAGTTCCGTGACAAAGTGACTCCAAAAATTCCCCTTGCCATTCAAGGCGAGGTCATCGCCCAACCGGGTGATGTGGGTGAAGTGTTTAAAGTGTTACGCGATGCACCGGGTGGGGTGCAGTATCACGTGCGTTTTCCCGGCCGCACCTTGCAAGTACCTGAAACGGCTCTTGATCCCGCGGGCGATTCTGTTCCCACTGCGGATGACAGGTAG